AATATATTGAGCTTGGAAATATGATTACAATTATGTAACTGATACTCCTGCATCATGGTTTAGCTTAAGTATTGTTTTAGTTATTGTCCAAAAATATAATATGCACTGATGGTGTTCAGAAAATTATATTAAGGGTCCGTTTGGAAACACTAAAAAGttacttttttcaatttttgactTATAGAAAGTTATATTAATGTGTTtggtataattttttagataaatttttaacttttcaaaaagttatttaagagcttttgaagaagttaaaaaatgtgacttctcttattttcaAAAGCTATCTTATCACTCTTATTTAATGCACAACTTTAAAACAAGGACTTCTATAATAACTATCCAAActcaaaataacttatttaaaagttattattaataaaaatccttatattttaagttcttttttcaaaaaaatttatttaagaagTTTAGCCAAACTGATTCTAAGTATTTTGAGCAAACTGAGTATAAGTTAAAGTAGATAGGAAGGAATAGCAAGTTCAAATAAAGCATCAAactataacaataacaaaagtGACTAGTTTAGGAATCATGAGTAATATGTAATATGTTATgttgttattaaaaatttttgctttaaaatagaaagcatgcatgtaataatttttttcggtTTTGCTAGTAGATAATGACTTTCGTAAATAATATGAACAATAgactttaaaattagtttaataaaataaaaacacactatATCTCTACAAAAATCACGGAAATCACAAGTGGAGAAAGGGGGTTATCGTATGCGTAACTACATTGTTCACTAAActcattgtctacctatactttttctaatttttttgtatatttgtaTCTTAGAGTATGAATAATTGGTAACTTGCATGaactttaaataattaaatatgacTATAATAATATCATGAATGGTTGAACTTGTATAGAAAAAGGTGTCAAGCATGAAGTCATAACTCTTTACAATTTAGAGAGAAAGCTTAGAGTCCTGGCAATTCTAAATCTATGAATATGTTGATTGTTTAGACattatattgttaaaaaaataaagtgctAGTAATTTACGtatattttagaataatataTCAAGTACTATAAGCAAAGAGAGCATAATATAAATTTGTAGGAAAGAAAAGAACATATTTCAAAGGAGGAATTAGTGATTAtgaaactaaaaataatgcaaaaTAAGAGGATAAACTTTAATAATGTAGTTTTAATTGACATATTTTTGTATAGATTTTGAGTTCAATGTCTGttgtctaaatattttttatttaaacttgTACATTTGGTTGAAAACAATTTAAGATATAAACAtatacaacaataataattgagaaaaataaataagtaattattgatttttctGTATTTGACATCATATGTGAATACggtaaattattaaattcatCTTTCATTTATGATcgttttattctattttcagaTGAAATTTATGTTActccaatttaaaaaaaaaaattagcttactttaatttttgtgatgattaataaaaaattagtttattttaaattattttattatgtgtatttaattttattttaatttatttattttagtctaGTTTGTTGGCGCATAACTTATTAGGCTATAAAGACATTATGTATAAATTAGATCAGATTGACTATATTATCATTAAACTTTTACAActgatataatatttaattatgttttttatgtgtttaaaatttgtattattagttGGAGCCTCAATTTTAATTATGACTTTTTTTATTAGGGTACTCGCACGGATTTCATGGACGAGAAGGAATTTACTAGCGCAGCCAAACAAAGAGATCAGGACGCACTTCAGGTGTGTTGGATGTTTGAGCATGTAACTTATATGATTGAGTGGAACCATATTTTGACATTAGTTTCTGCTTTGATCAAGAGATGACAACTTGAgtcttatattttttacttatcTTGTGTGGAGATTACTATTATCCTACAAAACGTGACATATTAGTTAGGACTAAATATTGATATAGATCCTGTGAAGAACTGCATCAGTTCATGGGAGTAACTCTACGAGAGACGTTCTATTGAAGATTTCTGTCAACTACTGCTAGGATCTGTACTCAGATCCAATGACAGACAAACACAAAATAAGTAGAATTGTCAACCTTTTATGGTTTTGAGATACTATATATAGGTAATTGGAGGTAGAGCCAGTAGAGGAGCGTCGATGATACATCATGCAGATCATTTGAGGCATTATATTTTCGGATGTGTTTGACTTTTGCGTTCACATGAGGTAGTTGCCTTTGTTGAAAAATCTTATATGAACATGAATGTTGTCTAGAAATTCAGTTGTACTAGTGTGGTTGTACCTCCAGATGTGTCGTGCCACTAATTATAGGCAACAAAACGTGGGTGGATACAGTAGACTGTTTCTCTCTTGGGCACATCATCATATATTTTTGTGTTGATATGAGGGATTTGGCTAGTCCTGATTTTCTCTTATTGAAAGGTattcatgtattttttttattctgtttcttattgtataattgaaaaataataggcTGGATCAACACAAGTTGTGCATCTGTGAAGTAGTTAATCTCTTCCTTCTCTTCATTAGAAAATTTTATGGGTTTAATCTCTATATCTTTGCTATCAGGGTTAATTTGATAGGGATCTGTCATTAGGTCTCTGATCGCAGAATTTTCATAACTTTCAAAATCTACTTGCAAAAtcacattattaaaattttcagcATTTGACCTCTTTTAACTATTATCAGATCATATATTAAGTCAACTATCAACCTTTTAATATTTGTTCATGCTATTCACTTGGAGAAATATCATCACCAATATCTATAGAAGTTCCTCCACACAAattaatcaaaaaaataaattaaataattttaagaagTGTACAGTTATCTAACGATTGTGTCCattttttattagatatatattaTCATGTAACGGATACTTAAATCACACAAATTTTTATGCAATAATATgtgactaaaaataatttattttttaattttgagagagtattgaaataattttttctttttaatttagacATTCATGTATatgatatgtatatattataatattccTCTTCTGTTTATATATGACAACAATatttgagaaagaaaaagaacgtTTTAGATTGTATTTGAAGCTTATTTGAGGGATAATTGTTGTACAAAattctgtttattattatttgacatGTAATAATCTGGATTATTAATAACACGTAatccattttttaagaaaaattaatgtGGATCTAATACTACCATTATCCCAGATCATTAGATCAAACTTCCTGAAATTGAACAAAAAGGAATAAGAAATCTGAAATATTtgtgaaattttatattattgaaaaGCTTAACGAAAACTCTCTAAACTTCTTAATTAAATCGCACTACATTTATCAACATAGGAGAAATATCTATACAATAATTGTACTATgctcatttctttttttcttcaaattttctcttcaacttttacatttttctcataatagaaaatacaaattttgCTATTGTTTATGTTTTCCTATCTCTATATTTATGTGATAAATGAGATGATCAATGAAGCATCATGACGCTTGCAAATTCTTCATAGCTAACTTGACCATCTCCATCCAAATCTGCCTCTCTAATCATTTGTTCAGCCTCTTCATCTGTCAACCTCTCTCCCATATTCATCATTACTTGTCTCAGCTGTAAAGCATCAAAAATAGTTTCTCAGTGATCCATGATAATCTCCACTTTGTTATGATAGTATCCGTTTTGCACTAATTTAGGTTATCACATATTATTTTTTGAtgataaaaaatgttaaaatataacAGCTTTAACATTTTAACTAATCCCATAtaactatcttttttttttctaaagacTCAAAAGAAACAATATAACATATATGATACAAGGACACAGGACACGAATAGGAAACATGTTTATAAgcgaatttcaaaattttatatgacacaaagacatatatatatatatataaataataatatatactatttatagatttattttaagaatacatgttaagaataaaattggACACGTTGACACATAATAGTATTTAGGTGTGTCAAAGTGTGTCatcaaaagaattttttattttttattaagacacggttAAACAGACACGCATATCGAACGAGTGTCGATAAGTGTCATGTCCGAAATGTGTCGAAACCACAACTCAGTAAAGTGTTTGTGCTTGGTAGAATAGAACTGAAAACAGGGCAAAATTGATGCATGTTTTACCTCAGTGGCTGATATGTATCCATCTTGATCTCTATCAAATACTTTGAATGCTTCTTTTAACTCCTCAGCCAAATTTTCCTGCCAAATCCATCAAACATTAAATAAGTTTCGAAATTGAAAGACAGATTAGGCATGTTAAGCAAGGTAGAAGAAGCTAAGTACCTTCATTTTTGTAGCCATGATATTGATGAACTCTTCAAAATCTATGCTCCCACTCCCGTCAATATCAACTTCACTAATCATATGTTGGATTTCTTCTTTTGTTGCATTACCTTCCAATGATTTAATAATGGTTGCCAATTCATCCACGCTAATAAATCCTATATTCAAATCAGTTTAAAAAACAAACGAAACTAAAAAAGAAGGAGTTTgggataaaaaagaaaaatatacacACCGTCATGGTCCTTGTCAATGAAGCTAAAAGCTTCTCGGAATTCAGCAACTTGATCTTCTGTCAATGCATCTGGcgccatgaaattaaattattggTGTATGAAAACAAGAACACGATATACAATGATGAGAAATGTGTTGTTCATTGTGTTTATATAGAAACATGTATACGCGTGTGGTGTTTCTCATAGTCAAAAGAGGACCAAGGCATAGAAATTTTCCAGAAGGGTCGTCGTCGTTATAGATTTATATTCAATGTGGGAAAAGTTGATCAACAATTCATATTCACTTTCTGCTCCCATTTGATTCCAACTTCTCTTTCATCGGTCAATCAAATGCgacttttataaattttatttcatcACACTTGCATGCCAATTTGCAATAACTCCACGGAATTGCATTGCATATACTTGATTACTTGCATTTTTATGTAAAAGATAaatgaatttgaataatttgaagtttaatttttattatgatttttaatAAGAACAAACTTTTCTTAAACAACTAGACATATAATcatttgtgtaattttttttaatttaaatttttgaaaggagtattatatattaatttttttactaaaaaaataagagacGTGTTAGACATATAACTATTcatatgtttttttatattagtttaaatttatgGGATAAGTGATAacagttaataaaaaataaatgaacaaaaaaaaatttaagagttTGAATtcttattgtaaaaaaaaaaaagataaatactattttattattagttgaaaaagaaacaatttctaatcttcttttattttactattgaAATGAAAAACTATTATGCGGAGCCATTTATAAGTACGGAtaacttttttcaaaatattattttggactttaaaaacaaataaatgaataatgaaGAAATATAAGTAGATTGTAATAGCTTATTGTGCAGGTTATCTAAGTCCTTTATCCTTATCGGATTCTTGATATTTTTATAACTCATTAATGGAGAAATTAAAAAGCGTTTCAACATTCATAAAAGTGTGTTGTGATGACTTTTCTGATGGCTTGACTATATATAGCTTTTCATTAGTATTTCATGAACACAACCCCTTATTTATAAGCTTAGGAGACATATAGTATCAACTCCGTACTTCTAAATCAATCATTAAAGTATTTGGGCAGAGTTTCAACATGGTCAGTAGTAAGACCTTGTAATTTTGTGGTTCGTGTTTAATATTGGAAAGCTAATATCAATTTAATTGTATAtagaactttttttttattttggttattttaACCGCATTTGTATGccaacaaaaaaatttgacaagctataaaaatataagataaagtaTCTTGTTAAattactaaactaaaaaaattgagttgataattaaataataataaaaaaataaattttgatatttttataatatttttttaaaatttgtttatattttagttataaaaaatataagaacaatttTTAATCAGTCAACTTtaaacaattataattaataattattaagtttgtatttttaaaagataaattttaaataattactaaCTAATGATAActaattagtataaaatattgttaagtacataataatttttgtaaacaatgtgaataataaattttaaaattagtttaataaaaaaCACATTATACCTctataaaatttacaaataaaagaaagaggTTACTATATACATAACTGTattgttaattaaatttattatcttactatatttttttaattcaaaaatattcatTAACTTGTTATTGGTAGACCTTTATTAATTAACTAACGGGATtgtttagttatatttttcCTATACCAAAACTACCCACATGAATTATGTGGCCATAACAGAAGCTCCTTGATGACAAATGCCGGGGCTTCTTATACTATTATGACGCTtagttattataattaattaaaagtaacacATCAAAACAAACAAGTTTGATGGAAATTTGAGTGCGTAGGAAGAAGAAGTGGGAGGATAAACATAAACAATTAAATTAAGCAGCGCGTTGAACAATTGTTTGAATGCATAAAAGGCTGAGTCGGCGCTGTCGCGTCTATCAAATATCAACAACGCCGCAACTGCATGGTTAGTTGTGACTTGTGAGAACAGCTCCCAACACAAGTACACAACTATAAACGCATAATCTAAGTTCACACATCATATATTCataattcttattttcttcacctataaaaTTCATCAATAAATTTATGTTCTTTATAAACTACTCACTCctgcaaaattcacattcattccaaattctcttctttataatattttattattctttgttATTTTCATTTCCATATATATAATCTCATAAGATgctacataaatataaaatataaatagctAACAAATTATAACTTAAATGGCATAATCTCTTTATCCTCATCTAGAATCGAATCTCACtcctaacttaaaaaaaaataaaaaaaacatcatgaatgatttatttgttattttaattaaaacggGGCTAAGAGCCCTTGATGAGTGATTCGTTAGTGTGCAATAATTTTGCACAAACGTTTACCATTTATTTTTTGAACTGGATCCGTTCTTTTTATTGTCACACATTAACTGGGCCTGGATTTGTTTAGTTTGGGCCCAGGTTCCATTATTTTGGGCCTTTAGTTTGGGTTCCATTTCGACAATACATGGAACATATTGCTTTCTAGTTTGTGGTTTCTTCTTAGAAGTTTGTCCCCAATTTACAGTGAAAGCAGCTCAGCTCAAATGCGAAAGAAAGAAtctccttttcttttgttactgAGCAGAGACCGTTCTTGTCTCCATTCTTGATTCCTTCACGCTGGTTagctctcctctctctttctctgtgCATGCCCTAACTCAGTGAAGCAGGAATATGAAGCTCACTTTTCTAGAACACAGAGCTATCTCTTTGGATACTTGAGATTCTAAATGCTCTTTCCAATTAATGCTTCGATCtaggttttttttatattgatcgCATTGCTACCTACATTCCGCTACCTTTTGTATGATTTAATGGTTATTGAAGAACTTTACTTTCACTGCACATTGAATGGACATTTcatgttagggtttagggtttaagccTCAGGATTTTGTTGCGTTTTtgctgaattttttttagaagattTGTTAGCACCATTTATCACTGTCATCGTTCGATCATATTCATATGTAACGACGATtcttaagaaagaaaagaaattgatGTTTTGGGGGTAGGGACGCTGGTTGTGAACTTGTTGAATAGACTCGAGTTATTTCCTCCGACCATAATTTCTAATTTGATATTTGAGAGTTGTTTGTGTTTGATGCGTAACAATAGCACCTTGTTTCTTTTCAACAGAACAACATGAGCATGGAGTGACTTTTGTGACACACCTCTTTGGAACGTTTCTTCTGAGTTGTGATTGTTGTCTTACACTAACGTGATCCGGACTTGTACTCTTAGCATGGTGATGGGTTTGGAAAAGGATCCTCGTGTGTTTTTAGATGTCTCAATTGGCGGGGACCCTGTGGAAAGAATTGTAATACAGGTATTAACTATtgagttcaaacagaaaatTTCTTGTTTGCATTCTGtttgatatttatatatagttgAAATTCTTGGCATCATGGGATTGTATGAGGTTTATGCTCTTAAAATTGTGCAGCTTTTTGCTGGTGTTGTTCCCAAGACAGCTGAGAATTTTCGGGCACTCTGTACAGGTATCTTTATATTATTCAAATGCATATCCTTTTGCAATTCTATCTGTTCTTTATTTGTTTGGTCCTGCTTGGAGAAAACATAATTCATATAAGAATTTTCTAATGTTAAACCGTCGAGCTTCTTGTTGACCAAGGAGTTTTGGTTCACTGGTTAGGTAGACACTAGCAAATGGTAAAGGTCCAGAATTTAAAATGTTTGTATGAATATGGACTAGGCATTGTTATAATTTTGCAATCTTTTATTAGTTGAATGATGCATGATTTTAACTTCTACTAAATGGATTTATAAGGTAACCCTTTctgaaaaggggaaaaaaaatttacatgtaTCTTTCAGGCTATTATTGTAGATGTTCTGTCTTCTGTTTGTAGGGGAGAAGGGCATTGGGGCATCCACGGCGAAACCTTTGCATTATAAAGGGACAAGTTTTCATCGAATAATTAAAGGTTTTATGGCTCAAGTAAGTTGCTCTTCATGGTTATTCTGTTCATGATTGTTAAAGCTAATTATGGAGTACTTGAGTAGATATCTTGTCATCTTGGAGTTTTATAGTTTATGAGTTAATTTTGTGGCTGTGAGGTGACAGCATTGACATTGCCTTTGGCCTTTACATCATTTTTGGTTTGCACATGAGTGTTTCGTTATTTTCTCATTTCAATATCCGATAATTCACCCGCTTTTTTCTTGACAGGGTGGTGATTTTTCAAGGGGCAATGgtatgctttttatttttatggtttGCCCCTCTCATTGGATCTGTAGACAGCTTTTTGACTTCTTTACTTTACCAAGATTTCTAAAAGCAACCATTGACTGATGACAGGCACTGGTGGAGAAAGTATATATGGAGGAAAATTTGCAGGTAAATTTACTATCTGAGAGGAAGTTTATGAGTattcaaaatttgaaaggaAATATCACTTATTGTCGATTTGTTTAATGATCTATTAATAATCTTTACATGCAAATACTTCTTTGTTGCAGATGAAAATTTCAAACTATCACATGATGGACCTGGTGTTCTTTCCATGGCTAATAGTGGAGCTAACACAAATGGGTCTCAGTTCTTTATTACCTTTAAGCGGCAACCACATCTTGATGGGTATGGAAGCTTtccatattttttgtttaagtttGATATGTTCTTATTTGTGTACCAAATCTGGATTACTTCTTGTTGATCTGCCTAGAATTTTGCACAGAAGTCTGTTTTCCAGTTCTGTTGCTGCTACTGTTGTTGTTTTATATGGCcttcttttatgttttcattTTGCTCTGAAAGTTATAGTTTCTAATTTTCCTTGTCAAATGGCACggttttaaataataatacctTCACACCATGTAGTAAACACGTTGTTTTTGGGAAAGTTGTCATGGGAATGGACATCCTGAAGAAAATTGAGCTGGTGGGATCTTCTGATGGGAAACCTGTTCAGCCTGTCAAAATTATTGATTGTGGTGAAGTTTCAGAGACAAAAGTCCAGCATGCTGTTGAGAAGGACAAAGGTACTTGTTAAAGAAATAAACATTGATGAAGATGTTATAACGTTGTTGTTTCTATATGCTGcaactcaaattttttgtaatgtttatatatttatatttttttttcatgttagggaaaaagagaaaatcagGGAAATCTGTATCTCCTGATGATGGTTCTGCCAAAAGATCAAGGGGTAGAAGGAAAAAAACTTCAAAAGATActaagagaaggaagaagagataCTCAACATCAGATAGTGATGGTAGTGGCAGTGACAGTTGGATAAGCGCAAGCAtgagaagaagaggagaaagggACAAAAGCATAGAAGGCGCCAGCACACTAGAAGTagaagatcaagacacaagtcCAAATGGTATTGTTTCGAGGTTTAACTAGTCTTTAGCATGGTCTCTTATGTTTCTCCCTCAGAATTTGCATGATAACTGCTTTAATTGAACTACTTACCTGTTTCAGGAGTTCAGAGGATTCAAGTGATACAGAAAGTGAAAGTTCTAGTGCTAGTGGCAGTAGTTCTGGCAAGGAAAAGGCTGATCGTCGTGGCTCTAGATCTAAAGCACTTGCTGACAATAAACCACAAAGGAATTTAGGTATGTTATGTGTATCATTCTTTTGTACATGTCCTCCAACTCTCACCTTTCCCCTTTCTTTGAACACGAACTGGGGGGAGTAAAGTACATTTATGAGTAATGTTATGTAGATATTGCTGTCTAAGCTACCATTGCTCTTGGTACAGACACAGGAAAGCAATCTTCTAGTCCCcctataaaaagtaaaagtatttCAGAACAAGGGATGGATACTAAGGCTAGAAGAACTGTGGACAAGGAATCACATGAAGAAGGTGAACTGTCTCCGGAAAATGATGAACTTCTGAATAATGGGCATGATACTCGGGCCAAACTTAGTAAACCTTCTAAGCAACAGACCTATTCAGATGATTCAGATCAGAATAGGTTTCACCTCTTGGCTTTTTATATTATCTcatttgaaatcttttgaaattttGCATAATTTAATGTCAACTCCATCCAATTATAAGAATGCATCTccagtttttcttatttttgtcaTATCCTTTTTTCTTTCAGAGGTGCAAGTCCTGGAAGAGGTCCTGCT
This portion of the Arachis duranensis cultivar V14167 chromosome 6, aradu.V14167.gnm2.J7QH, whole genome shotgun sequence genome encodes:
- the LOC107493167 gene encoding calmodulin-like — translated: MAPDALTEDQVAEFREAFSFIDKDHDGFISVDELATIIKSLEGNATKEEIQHMISEVDIDGSGSIDFEEFINIMATKMKENLAEELKEAFKVFDRDQDGYISATELRQVMMNMGERLTDEEAEQMIREADLDGDGQVSYEEFASVMMLH
- the LOC107493168 gene encoding LOW QUALITY PROTEIN: peptidyl-prolyl cis-trans isomerase CYP63 (The sequence of the model RefSeq protein was modified relative to this genomic sequence to represent the inferred CDS: inserted 1 base in 1 codon), whose translation is MVMGLEKDPRVFLDVSIGGDPVERIVIQLFAGVVPKTAENFRALCTGEKGIGASTAKPLHYKGTSFHRIIKGFMAQGGDFSRGNGTGGESIYGGKFADENFKLSHDGPGVLSMANSGANTNGSQFFITFKRQPHLDGKHVVFGKVVMGMDILKKIELVGSSDGKPVQPVKIIDCGEVSETKVQHAVEKDKGKKRKSGKSVSPDDGSAKRSRGRRKKTSKDTKRRKKRYSTSDSDGSGSDSXDKRKHEKKRRKGQKHRRRQHTRSRRSRHKSKWSSEDSSDTESESSSASGSSSGKEKADRRGSRSKALADNKPQRNLDTGKQSSSPPIKSKSISEQGMDTKARRTVDKESHEEGELSPENDELLNNGHDTRAKLSKPSKQQTYSDDSDQNRGASPGRGPAGKSGELNQGHSVLASPGQKASEPASKTQGFSKSPSPHGMPKRIKKGRGFTERYAFARRYRTPSPERSPPAYRYGDRNIRRNFDRNSSYRRYSERSPPRRFRSPPRGGNRPRYQNRRSRSRSISRSPVRGRFRDHGRSQSPVRSPSPEDRRPPISDRLKSRLGPRNDLPSPDKGRSRSNSRSNRSSSSRSPDATPPKRRHDKRTSSRSRSRSSSLSGQKGLVSYGDASPDSGAT